In Bythopirellula goksoeyrii, a single window of DNA contains:
- a CDS encoding methylated-DNA--[protein]-cysteine S-methyltransferase — protein sequence MLKSFDTALGHMAFLIDGGEVLALTFGYPTAMAARKALNERLDSSASPRSKTTSDPGEDAYLAEQLEERLSRFAEGEAVDFDDLPISIAGLTKFQRQVIAACRAIPWGETSTYGELADSVGHPGAARAVGSVMSNNRIPLVVPCHRVLASGGRLGGYSAPEGLAMKQRLLEAEQAALQELAQ from the coding sequence ATGCTAAAATCATTCGACACGGCTCTTGGGCATATGGCTTTTCTGATCGACGGTGGTGAGGTCTTGGCACTCACGTTTGGGTATCCCACCGCAATGGCTGCTCGCAAAGCTCTCAATGAAAGACTGGACAGCTCCGCTAGTCCACGCAGTAAAACCACAAGCGATCCAGGAGAGGACGCCTATCTCGCCGAGCAACTCGAAGAACGTCTCTCTCGCTTTGCCGAGGGCGAAGCAGTGGACTTCGACGACTTGCCGATCTCAATCGCTGGACTGACCAAGTTCCAAAGACAGGTAATTGCTGCGTGTCGAGCCATTCCCTGGGGAGAGACCTCCACTTACGGTGAGCTAGCAGATTCGGTAGGGCACCCCGGCGCCGCGCGGGCAGTTGGATCCGTAATGTCCAACAATCGCATTCCTCTAGTTGTGCCCTGTCACCGCGTGCTTGCTTCTGGTGGCCGCCTGGGTGGCTACTCAGCCCCCGAGGGGCTCGCCATGAAGCAGCGTCTTCTAGAAGCAGAGCAGGCAGCATTACAAGAGTTAGCCCAATAG
- a CDS encoding type 1 glutamine amidotransferase family protein, protein MNAYQSLADDYYVNMNLSTEMELPSNRETVLHFFEQLQKSYPEMRNFYSRDKRDFVLEEDKDRGNHRWCAVEPRRISSGYVNPEQTEDAWEQHRRILEIAPYGLSVSPLDCEALDLLMGFDFNYRGNHNHLVAEALGVCPAMEGLGALPGATIISHEPNITIALDDECRLQCRLSVESRTNAYQIRTGEFQEEQLSVYITARHYGSLSNGQTYPELLKRLQEVCCHVVDNYATESVLQPLARAIALG, encoded by the coding sequence ATGAATGCATACCAATCGCTGGCCGACGACTACTACGTCAACATGAATCTCAGCACCGAGATGGAACTACCGAGCAATCGGGAAACGGTGCTTCACTTCTTCGAGCAGTTGCAAAAATCTTATCCTGAGATGCGCAACTTTTACTCCCGAGACAAACGGGACTTTGTTTTGGAAGAGGATAAAGATCGTGGGAATCATCGCTGGTGTGCTGTCGAACCCCGTCGTATCTCGTCTGGGTATGTGAATCCAGAGCAAACGGAAGACGCTTGGGAGCAGCATCGTCGCATTCTTGAAATTGCGCCGTATGGTCTGAGCGTCAGCCCGTTGGACTGCGAAGCGTTGGATCTCTTGATGGGCTTCGACTTCAACTATCGAGGAAACCACAACCATCTCGTTGCCGAGGCGCTGGGAGTTTGTCCGGCTATGGAAGGACTGGGAGCACTTCCTGGGGCAACCATCATCAGCCATGAACCAAACATCACGATTGCCCTGGATGACGAATGTCGGTTGCAATGTCGCTTGAGTGTTGAATCACGAACCAACGCCTATCAGATTCGTACCGGCGAATTTCAGGAAGAACAGCTGAGTGTCTACATCACTGCGCGTCACTATGGCAGTTTGTCCAACGGGCAAACCTATCCCGAATTGCTCAAGCGTTTGCAAGAGGTCTGTTGTCATGTGGTTGACAATTACGCGACAGAATCTGTGTTGCAGCCGCTGGCCCGTGCGATTGCACTGGGTTGA
- a CDS encoding dockerin type I domain-containing protein, translating to MLRNRVRIRAVYAAILAVSFAPQSEALTIDLQYPSSPLFSTLHDPVAKAAIDAAAFDLSTAVTTSLSAVTTDAYSGSSGGAEITFGFEFKYRDPLSNTDGHIIVPNATISSNVVNLFVGARNLTGNTLGVGSPGLVQLDYSQFSGGGTNPNGLPGAVSIAESKAQAAYKRGSGPVIGTAMGSATLGNVSADIDVDYGLAYGSISFDWDSNNNGVKDTDTQLSTYWHFDHTTAVAAGKNDLYSVALHEMLHTLGIGSSPTWDSKVSGTSWTGSQVQALTGSGANLIVPPTMMDPIGSHAASGLMSRRISDGAQQEVVIDPNITTGQRKSLTELDLAFLRDIGHTTVIPSFPSLPGDFNGDGDVDAGDLTTWRNYYAVNANGDADGDGDTDGRDFLHWQRNYTGTLSIAAVPEPNSLVLLLTLATALISLRRSGGRTISSRFGDHG from the coding sequence ATGCTGCGAAATAGAGTTCGGATTCGAGCGGTGTACGCAGCGATTCTGGCCGTCAGCTTCGCTCCCCAGAGTGAAGCGCTCACGATAGATTTGCAATACCCTAGCAGCCCGTTGTTCTCCACTCTGCATGACCCTGTCGCCAAAGCGGCCATTGATGCAGCCGCTTTTGATCTGTCAACCGCTGTCACGACATCGCTCAGTGCAGTCACCACTGACGCCTATTCCGGCTCTAGTGGCGGAGCTGAAATTACCTTCGGCTTCGAGTTCAAATACCGTGATCCTCTCTCCAATACGGATGGGCATATTATCGTTCCAAACGCGACGATATCTTCCAATGTAGTGAATCTATTCGTCGGTGCCCGCAATTTGACAGGCAATACGCTTGGCGTGGGCTCCCCTGGTTTGGTGCAGCTTGATTATTCACAGTTTTCAGGGGGAGGGACCAACCCAAACGGCCTGCCAGGCGCCGTGTCAATTGCCGAATCGAAGGCCCAGGCCGCCTACAAGCGTGGTTCGGGTCCTGTCATTGGTACAGCGATGGGAAGCGCTACCTTGGGCAATGTGTCCGCCGACATTGACGTCGACTACGGCCTCGCCTACGGCAGTATTTCCTTCGATTGGGATAGCAACAACAACGGCGTGAAAGACACTGATACTCAGCTGAGCACCTACTGGCATTTCGACCACACGACCGCAGTTGCCGCCGGCAAGAACGATCTCTACTCGGTCGCCCTCCACGAAATGCTGCATACCCTGGGAATCGGTAGCTCGCCAACGTGGGATTCTAAGGTGTCGGGAACCAGTTGGACCGGTTCGCAAGTCCAGGCGCTCACAGGAAGTGGGGCGAACCTCATCGTGCCCCCCACAATGATGGACCCCATAGGAAGCCATGCAGCGTCGGGATTAATGAGCCGACGTATCAGCGACGGGGCTCAACAAGAGGTGGTCATCGATCCAAATATCACCACCGGCCAACGCAAATCGCTCACGGAACTTGATCTGGCTTTCCTACGCGACATCGGCCACACGACAGTCATCCCCAGTTTTCCTTCGCTCCCAGGCGACTTCAATGGCGACGGCGATGTCGACGCAGGCGACCTGACCACTTGGCGCAACTACTACGCCGTCAACGCCAATGGCGATGCCGATGGCGACGGAGACACCGATGGTCGTGATTTTCTCCACTGGCAGCGCAACTACACCGGCACATTATCAATTGCCGCAGTTCCTGAACCTAACTCCCTCGTGTTGCTCCTCACTTTAGCAACGGCATTGATTAGCCTCCGGCGTAGCGGCGGCCGGACAATATCTTCCCGGTTTGGTGACCACGGATAA
- a CDS encoding sigma-54-dependent transcriptional regulator, translated as MARILVVDDEPAICWGIEQLALSLGHEVEVAASAEQGLQIAAITHFDLLLLDVRLPGIDGISALPKFRECLISAPVVVMTAFGDLETAVRAVQNGAFEYLLKPFDLAEVRATINRAFELPSLSTPQAIVKAGGAMLGQTQGMQEVFKRIALAASSEVSVLITGEQGVGKEEAARAIHQHSTRSTGPFVAVNVKALSPTMAEAELFGHKIGGSSDSFPARNGLLLEASGGTLFLDEVADISLPIQAKLIRALDQAEVIPLGTNRPIRTDIRVISSSSQDLSHRVHSGEFRQDLCYHLSEFEIAIPPLRERADDILLLAQHFASLLAGEEANFTKETRDELLQRKWFGNLDELRDALAQALSNSGSGRILPEHLPAPIAKQTDDGSSTVATKSLEQLARLRAADLLGDPSSEGLVYERFLEEVEPALLQSAMDHFSNEYAPAARALGLHRTTLKRKLEQYGLAK; from the coding sequence GATGAGCCAGCAATCTGCTGGGGAATCGAGCAACTCGCTTTGTCACTGGGACACGAAGTAGAAGTAGCAGCTTCCGCAGAGCAGGGGTTGCAGATAGCTGCGATTACCCACTTTGATCTCTTGTTACTTGATGTAAGGCTGCCAGGAATTGATGGTATTTCAGCTCTCCCTAAATTTCGGGAATGTCTCATTTCGGCCCCCGTTGTGGTAATGACTGCCTTTGGAGATCTGGAAACTGCTGTCCGTGCTGTGCAAAACGGGGCGTTCGAATACTTGCTCAAACCTTTCGATCTGGCAGAGGTGCGGGCAACAATCAATCGAGCATTTGAGCTACCCTCTCTCTCCACCCCACAAGCAATCGTTAAGGCTGGAGGGGCAATGCTCGGTCAAACGCAGGGAATGCAAGAGGTTTTCAAGAGAATCGCCCTTGCGGCAAGTTCCGAAGTGTCCGTTCTGATAACGGGCGAACAAGGCGTCGGCAAAGAAGAAGCGGCCCGCGCGATTCACCAACATTCAACACGCTCTACCGGACCGTTTGTTGCAGTGAATGTGAAGGCCCTGAGCCCTACTATGGCCGAGGCAGAATTATTCGGCCACAAGATTGGCGGTTCCTCTGATTCATTTCCTGCACGCAACGGGCTCCTGCTTGAGGCCAGCGGTGGAACTCTGTTTCTCGATGAAGTGGCCGATATTTCATTGCCCATCCAAGCAAAGTTAATACGGGCTCTCGACCAAGCGGAAGTGATTCCCTTGGGGACAAACCGACCGATCCGCACAGACATTCGCGTGATCTCATCTTCAAGTCAAGACTTATCTCACCGTGTTCACTCCGGTGAATTCCGACAGGATCTCTGCTATCACCTCAGCGAATTCGAGATAGCGATTCCTCCCCTGCGAGAGAGGGCAGACGACATCCTCTTATTGGCTCAACACTTCGCAAGCTTGCTCGCGGGTGAGGAGGCAAACTTTACGAAAGAAACTAGGGACGAACTATTACAACGAAAGTGGTTTGGAAACCTGGATGAACTACGCGACGCTCTGGCACAAGCCCTCTCTAACTCAGGGTCTGGAAGAATTCTACCCGAGCATCTCCCTGCTCCAATCGCAAAGCAAACCGACGATGGCAGCTCAACAGTCGCCACCAAGTCTCTAGAACAACTTGCCAGACTACGAGCTGCCGATTTACTTGGCGACCCGAGCAGCGAAGGCCTAGTTTACGAGCGCTTTCTGGAAGAGGTGGAACCCGCCCTCTTGCAGAGTGCAATGGACCACTTTTCCAACGAATATGCACCCGCAGCACGAGCCTTAGGTTTGCACCGCACCACGCTCAAGCGCAAGCTTGAACAATATGGTCTGGCGAAATAA